The window CGGAAAGAAGTATCGATCACCACTATACTAGGACAAAATAATGAAGATAGCCATAGCTGAGCCAGAACTAATCCAAGAGACAATGGAAAAGTGGCCGTCATCAAAGACAGACTCAAGGCTACATAAAACCAGCAAAAGAGTTAGTctaatcttaaaaaaaaaagaccaaTGGAATTTACATTTGGTGAAACACCTTATATATGGGTCTCACTAATGAAAGAATCATTAGATTCAGTAAAGTTGAAAAAGTGAATCCTCGGTACACAGGACCATTCAAAATTCTGGAGAGATTGGCACATTGGCTTACAATAGCATTGCCACCAGGTATATCTAGAATCTATAATGTATTCCACAAGTCCAAACTAAGGAAATACATCCCGAACCCAAGCCATGTTGTGAAAATTGAACCGTTCATGATCAAAGGTAACATGTGGGAAGAACTGAAATGTGAAGATGTCTTTATTCATATTGTGGACACCAAAGAACAAGTTCTTAAACGACATATTATTCCATATGTCAAAGTGCAGTGGTCCAACCACacagaacaaaaaaaaaaaaacaacttgGGAAGTTGAAGAGAAGATGCGAAAGGAATATCACTACCTATTTGGAGACCAAAACAACTCCAGTTTCGAGAACGAAACTCCTcttaaggagggagggatgtgaaaACCGAATTTTTCAATGAAAATTTGTAAGGAATTTGGgtataagattttttttatttaatgagATATGCTTATGAGAAATAATTATGGATGAAATCTTTGTGGCATAGACCATAATATCTACCTTAAGGCATGCACAAGTTCGAAGATTGGAAGGAGATTTTTCAAGATTGGGATATAGCATACAAGAAATCAAGGCATGTGAGtgccaaataaaataaaatccgaAATTAGCATAATGTGCCTAAAAATGGGATTGcttgaatattttattatatgcaGCTTGAGTTAAAAAGATGGAAGCAAATCTTTCCCCCTCCCTTGCACCAATTTTCGAGCCAATCAAGGTGCTAGACTAGGGAATTAAGAGCTCAATTTAGGAGCAAGATCATCAACCATTGAAGGCATAATTGGAGTCAAATCTTATGGGATTTGGTACAAGTTTAGGCATGATTTGAGTGCCATATTTAACTCCCTCTCCCTCACCTATAAATATCACATCATTCATAGCCATTCAACACACAAATTTCGAAACCATTGCTGCAAATTTTCGAGAATTCAGCAGCTTCTCCTTGGCCAAACTCTGCTCGAAAAACGTCCCAAAGTCGTCCAAGAAGCCAAGCCGAAGTTCCTTCGAGTGAAGGGCAAGGAACGATCCACTTCGAGAAGCCAAGCACCTACGTTTTCTTAGCATCAATAATTAttgtaagtgggctgttttaaagaattaaattCGATTATGCATTCTTCGCGTGTTTTTGAAATTACAGTCGAGTACATGTTCTTTTCTACTCCTTTTTCTGGTGTCGAATTGCCATATTGTTTTAAGCACTGTGAAGAGTCGActgtatatgggtgggaatcccaaccatgacgtacccttacgcggtgggggatataaccgctatacggcctcgcccccttagaggagtaaaaattagggactgacgtcagtaaaccatagaaagttAGATAAATCACAGTTGCTagtaaagtttatgcatgtgtTATGAAGTACGTATGaactcatgatttatgattcgaaatttatgcatgttgttttatTGTACTCGATAtttcccccatttactgagtattccccaaatactcacccccttaCAACCCTTTCCAGATAAGTCCGAAGAACAGGTTGAGGACGAGGAGTCCGAACAATTCTGGGGATGGTGACGaatcaagaaattcgattaagtttaagttattattatgcagtttacgtttccgcattaaaactacgtcgtcttaattatttcagttttgtaaagacaatgttattTCTTTGAAATTAAgatatataaactggttcggtttataatgtgctacgaaaggcttgttgtttcgattgtgtgattgttaaacaacgccggtgtcaaatcccgagtttcggggcgtgacaagaGATGTCGCGACATTTAACAACTCAACAAACTTTGATAACATTAGTATTTGTGATCGATTGTAAATGCGATAGAGAAAAAATATTAGAACGAGAAAACATAATGATATTAACTCTAGACTTTTCACAAAATCCGACATTTTTTTATTACGTTCCGGTCACAAGTATGCACATACACGACTGCACAATAAGTCTTTATAAAAACTATTTCGTATCTCTAATCGATTTATAAAAATGGTTAATTAAGTTgattaaatcaaaatataaaatcatataaatatatgtgGCAGGAgcgttgttattattattattattattttcaagtttatcataaataaattttggtcAGCTGCTTTTCATTGTGATAATGTACAAAATATAAGTTCGGAATTCCCACCACATAAAGTGAGTTTGATTGTTCATGATGGAATTATATATATTGTGTTGATGTGGGTACCATTACACATTTCATGTTCGCCGCTTTCACAACACACAACAAAACTTTAAGACCCCTTGCGCCTTGTATACTTGCATTCATGTGGACCTTCAATTTTCACGATATATAAAGtcatatttttgtttatttatttttattatatatatatatatatatatatatatatggatatgTAGAAATTATGGTTCGTATTGGTGTCGATCCATATGCATTTTAAGATATCTGAATTGTATTATTATCGTcatctataatttttttaaacaaaaacaaatacTTGAACCTAGAACATATATTATTTCATGCATAAGATTGTATGATTTCTTAAGATAATATAATAGAGGTGATCACTGCTTAAAAGAAGATAATCCAACTCAATCTAAATAAAAATAGGCTACCTACCAATATTCAACCATACAATTTGCCTTTTTCATTTTGTGGTGTAATATGGCACTAGCAAGTGGGTTATGTTATATCAAATCATTATATTTcctcaaaaaaatttaaaaaaatgttgaaACATGGATGAAACGACCAAAAGGTAGAAATGACCCATCTtttaaaatggaaaaaaaattaaatttattataaatatttatactttttttaaaaaaaatcatctttttaaattataatctATGTTCCTTCTCCCTTCTGTCCCTACGTAAGGTATGGCATGAATAAGGATTCATTTACTTTCCAAATATGATAGATATCAATGGTCACTTTTAAAGGGTTAGTAAAATGAAAATGACTTGCATAAAAGAAGTTGCAACTAGAAAACTTTAGGTACACGTGAAAAAGTGGGGTGGGTTCGATGATGGAGAGTAAACGATACCcttcaaaagttgtctccctaTCTAAATCAACGATCATTCTTTTGATCAAATTATTGTTCATACGTCGAGGTATTGAAATATAATGTAATAATGTTGTAGGATCGAGAACTTGTCGTTTTGTCAGTTTAAGCCCCAATAAAGATAATTATTTCATTCTAATTAATATCCCTCCAATAATTGCATTATTTGTAAGATCGAGTTTTGTCATTTTGGCTAAAGTTATAATCGCCGATAACGGCAcctatcaaatttttttaaactgtATAATAGTACAAACACCACAATTCAATTGTTCTTTCACGAGAGACAATTATTTCACTCTAACAAACATAATATTTGTTAGAATTAATTTTGAAGTTTTCTCAACTACtatatatctttcaattttcaaaCTCGAGTCTCTCTCATCTTTTGAATCTTAATTATAGATATACTTCCGCCAATTAAATTATTAGGATTTGTACATTTACAAATTCACATAACTCCTTCGAAGAGCACTTTGGCAATGTGAAAATTAATGGTGCCTGAATTACAATAAGCAGCATAATAAAAACTCCTAGCGATGCCAAGAAAGTTTTGCTTGGTGTCACTGTCCAAATCCTTCGAGGTTTTGGTCAAAACTAACTTCACTAATTCTTGCATGTCCGACTCGATTTCATCGGTCGTGATGCCTCTCATATCTGTCACGCACCCATTCGCATCCTGCGCCTGATCATACAAATCATTCGAAGCAAAACACGAGTTGTTCGTAAAATTGATCTAATTAGGGGAAATTCGATGTGTACATTTTATGATCCAATATATAAGAAGAGTGAACCACGTCTAACCTTTCGGGATTGGAAAATACGAAGTCGATGGCAGACTCTGCTAGTGATTTCCAACAGGTTTTTATACTTAGGGTGAGACATTAACAGCTCCTCCGATATCCAGCCGTTGCCACCTCTTCTTCCACAACCACCGTTGAGATTCAACGTGCGCACCAGCAATTCGGCATCTCCTATCGCCGTGTAGCCTCCCTCGTCCCATGTCCTCAGCCACTTTTGCCACTGCAAATAGACAAAATTACTATCTAGTTAGTATTATGCATGCGTTGTAGAAGTTATTTTGGTGAAGAAAAATAATCGACTGTATTAATATGTTGTCTGTGTTTTGTTCTATGAGTAGGTATCTTGTAAGATattctcacaaatttttatctgtgagacgggtcaaccctaccgatatttaacataaaaagtaatattcttagcataaaaagtaatactttttcatggatgacccagagATCTGTCTcgcaaaatacgacccgtgagaccgtctcacacaagtttttaacTTGTTTCTATACTAATATTTTGAAAGTgacaaatttattatatatgtgaaTCTCATGATAAATAAATCTATATAAAGTCATAATATatcatgcaaaaaaaaaaaaaaatgaaatcctATAAAACTGGTAACATAAATTGGCCAATTTCAAGCATGACGAGTCGAAAAAAAAGATGTGAATCTTATCTTTTACATCAAACAAcgtgaaaatcataaaattatgaatccCAAGATGGTGGTAAAAGACGTACCGCGTGATATAATTGTTGATGGATGTCTCGGCCGCATGCCAAAAGGGTGTCCAAAGAGAGCTGGTTTAAGGTTCTGAGCAAAGTCCCCACTAAACTGTTTCTTGTTTTGTACCTGTACCCTCTCAAAAATCAGAATAGGTATAGTAACTTTTCGATCATTTGAGATGCCACATTCGAATCCACACGCACAAATAAGAAATTAACGAGGTGCTCACCTTCCTCCATTGACGTACTTGATGTCACAGGCGTACTCAAATTCGTCGATAAACGCGCATTTTTGGTCCTCGGAAAGTTGCTGTCCATTAAAATGGGACACTATAGTCTCCATCAAAATTGCTGTTTTAGCCCAAGCCAGCCTCACTTCGGAATTTTCAGGTTCGAATACACTTGCGGCGGCTATAAAGTATGATAAGAGTAGGCTTCTCTCGCTCAGCCCAAACTCTCCAAGGCTACAATCTCTATACCATCTACaccattttttatatattttttaataaaattaatcaaaatTGAGAGCTTGATAATAATTAATTAGaattgataaaattttaatttaatttatacttTTGAATGCTTTTCCACTCTTGCTGATGCAAGGCTTGGCAATTGTTGTAGTCTAATCTCCCCAACTCAAGATATGTGTTATTGTTAACTTTTGACATCCTACAAAATAATGAACGAATATTAACTCTTGAAATCTCATTCAAAAATAAGCatattacacacacacacacacacacacacacaaaacaatatatataataataatagattaCGGGTGTAGAACTACGTTAAAAAATAACAGGTCGctttcattattattattattatttttttctttcgaAAAATATAATAGCTGTTCGTTTTTAAGTAAATAGCCATCTTCTTTTAATTGAATagaatatatatttgtaattatACTAATTATGAGAAAAGTAAATGAATTAACCTGTATAATGTTTTGCCAATCCAAACATCGTCTTCACCGCCGTATTGTTCCAAGTAGAACCTTGTCTCCACTCGAGGCAGGCTGGCGTACCAAGGAACATCTAGTGCATATCCAACCTGTAAAATCATTTTTTATGTATCTAACTAATTTACTATATCTTTAAAGAACACAATTTCTTTATTGTTTGAACAAAAAAACCCTATTCCTGAGCAGTAAATTTCTTGTGGTAATAGAAGGGAGACGACAAGTTTGAATCAGCATATCTGTTCCCATTATCAGACATAATAATGCAGCTAAGCTTATAAGTCGTGGCAAGTGATATACTTTCCCTCATAAATTTTTACAACCTTTCCAATATGTaagtgttttaattaatttgtcCCGCAAATTAGATGATTAGTTTGGGGGGGAAATTTTACAACAAATAAACCAACTTGACTAGGGGAGAAAAATTAGATATGTACCTCGCCAGGGAGGTCTTTGGTGATAATCCACTTATCGAGTAGCTCATTGTTGGCTCTTTTATCTTGCAAGAAGTTGGATGAGAATGTCCTAGCTCTTGCAAGTACGTTTTCTTGTGGGAACGTCACTTGGGAAGCTCTGTACAAATTGTACATTCCTGTCACGGCTTGGGTCGACTGACCCGCGAAGCAGAAGAACTCCCCACCTTCTTCAAAATGTTCGAACACATCTGCATGCATTGCCCACATTTATAAAGGTGATATCACTTGtatgacatatatatatatatatatatatatatatatatatatatatatatataattaaacatgttacaatCCGTGTGCGTGCCCATGTTTTGTCCTTTTccaatttattatattaatattttataagtCAAGAttcgtttttttaaaatatatataagtgaAGACTTATACCTGAAGAAACATCGTACCCGTACAACCTTAGCAATCTAAATCCCATAGCTGTGTCATCGATGTCCTGAACCACAGAGTTTCTTGCCCAGCAAATCCCTTTCTCCGTCCAGTGTCTGGAAGTTTCACAATATTATACATAATTATATCTCATATAATTATAATAccaataaaaaaaaagtaaatcTTGATGAACATACCTATGAACATAATCAACACATTCCTCAATCTCCGGCTGAAAATACCGGGAAATCCCGAGCCTTCGCAAACGGTCCACCGCCCAAAGGTGCTCGAACAAGTCCACCGGATAGACATTCGGAACTAAAGCAAATGTAACATCATTCAAAAATGGTCACCAACCCTATAATTGGattaagaatatatatatatatatatatatatatattatacctCCACCATTGAATTTTTGAACTTGGTTATTTAGGTATTTGAGGCACTTGAGATCTTTAGTCTGGTGCAGTGCAAAAGCGGTGGAGGATGGAGAGAAAAGAAAAGAGCCATCTGCACACTGTAATTTTAAAAGCTTATCCCAATCAAGCCCATCCATGCCTTCCAAGCTGTGAAGCAATGTCGTGGCCACTTTGTGTAGTATGTCCCTTGGTATCCTACAACACAATTATTACACACACGTAttacaaaattaaacaaatcaaACCGTATTTTCCATATCCATTTTAATCAAACACATATACATGAAGGGGGAAATTATCATGTAAGTTGGTTTGTgttgaattttgattttttttttttaactggtCAAACCTAGTTATTAATgcaattatttgatttatttcgtaCTTTTAGTCTCTTTTTCACTTGTATTTTGAATTTGTTCCCCTTTTCGAAATAGATATTGCAATTATTATACCTTGTCAGCTTCAGATCTCTGCTGGCATAAATCTCTTGCATGCCTGGAGAATCATCAGGAATATCGATGCCCAACTTTTTTGCAATTTCGACAAGTGATGGCAGCGCCACTTCGAACCCAATTGGCATGTGTTCCTCATCTTCATCTCCGAGTTTTGCTATATTCTCTTGTATATAACAAATCCCTGCGCCAAAAAACATTACTAATttccaaatatttattttaatgctaaaaaataaaatatatcatttttttaataatcaagATAAGATGTGGGGATGCGTTATCTAATTTTGTGTGTTCAATTACTTCTACCTTTTTTGATGTTTCAAAAAGGGACAGCTTAGAAAATGGTTTAGATTAACTGTCATAAAATTAGGTTTAATTTGACATAATGATTTGACACATtgtaatataaatttaattaagtaATCATATGGGATAAATATTGTGTATAAACCTTTATCGCTTTTGTCAGGGTGCATGTTCCATGATCTCAATGCAACCACACATGCTAATGTGTTGATTATCCGGTCGTGGGCGGAGAAGGCGGTGGCGTCACCCCACGACCCATCGGAGAGCTGATTGTTCGCTATCCACTCCAAACTCGAAGGGAACTGAGGCCGCCCGCCGCCGCCAACATCCGTCACCATCGCCACCCACGCGGTGTCGTATGCGGATATGCTTATTTCTCCGTCGTCCATGGAGGCTAGCATTGTTCTGATCGTCTCCACCAAGTCCCTTATCTTGTCGGATTCTGTCTCCTTTTAGATTTTGTTACAGGGCAAGAAAAAGGAAAACAAGATCATGGGATTTGACAGGAAAATCTATTGAATGTTGTATAAAGTGACAGAATCGGTGTAATTTTGGCgacaaagaaaataaaatgaaattctTGATATTTAATGGTCACCTCGTGTGTATCTTTTTCTGTGTCATCGTCCACGATATCTTGCCACTTTATTCCCGCCACACCATTCTGAATCACATCTATATGTTCTGCATTTTTAGCATAAATATATACCAGATAGATGTCACCAAAATaataacacacacacaaaagatTAATGTATAAATAGATATATACAGACAGTACATCTGTCTGTTACCTCCAGTTCTTTTCCCGGAAATCGCGTTGCATTGGAGATATGAACTGGGCGTAATTGGTTTCCAATTGGTAAAAACTCCTGCAATTAAGAATCAACTGTAAACTTGAAgcatcaaaatttaaattttgaaaagatTAAGTTTATCATGGAATATAAAAGATAAAGAGAAAAACAAACTCTCGTAGTAATTAACATACCGGAGGCGGTGAGTGTCGTATGGAAGGGCGCCGCCGGAGGAAGACGGCGGTGGATGGGGGACGAAGGGAACAGACACTTGGAAGCAGATGACATGTATTTTTTTCTctgaataaataattaataaagaaGAATTAAATATTCTATATGTAAATTGATCTGCTGTTTGTGTACGTCCCCTGTTTTTGAACGAGGAAAAATAATAGGAGAGGAGCTTAAAAGGAGAGAAAGGTGAAGGAAAGAGACAGAAAGGACTTCTCAAGAGATTCCAGGCTTTGTGTGCATGGGATCATTCCAAATTCATGAAAATGAGTGAACTCATGTTCTCTTCTTGGCCATTGCTttctatatatacatacacacacacacacacatatatatatatatatatatatatatatatatatatatatatatatatatatatataatattaaacgATTTTCTTTTGATTTGCGGAATAGTATTGTTATAATTGAGGCTCGATTTTTATGCCCCGGAGCATAAGACATGTATAATATATAATTGAATGCATTATTGTTGAATTGATTAGTGTAACCACCGATTAATTCAGTGGTTTGATAAGTGTGATTATGAACATATTGAGGTGATTTTTAGGAatattgttttaatattttgtgaTGCTGGTTACTTGATTTCTGAGTGtgcatttgtaaaaataattgACGTTATATTGCAGGTTTTTTTGTTCTGTAAAATCGAttatacttttttaaaaaatatttgattccatactaattaataatataaaaaatatatatatatacgatttcataaaaattaatatatatttcgGAAACGAAAAATAAAACATGAGCAGTCAGGTTCTGCATGTTCTATCCGGTCACTGTAACCAAGATTCAGGTTTATTTGGTTTTGAGCCGTATGAGTTCGGTCCAATCCCTAATGCTTTTGGAGagtgatattttttaaaaaaacaatccTTAAATTCCAGAATAAATtgcatttatttaatgaaaaaattGGGATCGTGGACCCTTTTGGGTTAGAAAGGTGGACCCATTTTCAATTTTCGTGTCTCCAAACTCCAATCCAAAACAGTGTGAAAAAGGAAAGTTTTGACCAAAAAAGAAGAAGGACAGATAAGCAACACTGTATATATAAagttcaaaaattaaaaattaaaaaaaaaaactgtaaaTATAAGTGTGAcatatcatttaaattttatatcatattatatatggttataaatattttattcgaGAATGAATGTATAATTCTGGGTTGTATATTATGTATATTCAATACGAAAAATCAAAGTCATTGATTTCTGACAACTTTTATATTATAAGAATTAGAttttgaatttactgtcaaGTTATGTTCTGTTGGGTGAATAAAATTATCCCTTCTTATAATCTTATATGATGTTttaatagtttttttaaaaaaatctattattattaattgTCAGTTCAAAATTTTATCCATATTTAACTaaattcaaattatatatatatatatatatataaagaattataaattttaaaataactaaaggtgttatatttaaatacttATTCTAATTAACTATTGTAAAATGTACCATATTTAGCTTAGgctttttttattttctcaaaaatcaattcatactaaattttttaaattccaATTCCCAGATCTCTTTTTCTATACAGCCAAATTTAAGGGCTCAATTTCATTTTGGTattttaattttgtaaaaaGAAGAACGATGGAATTCTTATATTATCCATCCATTAATCAATGAAGTTAGTATATAATttgtttaaaagatttaatcTGTATATGTTTGCCCTGAATTTCGGTATTATATTTTAACATTAATTATCTTTAGCTTACTTTACTAATAAATTCTCTTATTATTGAAGATAACCCTTACTTAGAAGAGtacgtctcttgtgagacggtctcacgaaactttatctatgaaacggattaactctatcgatattcacaataaaaagtaatactcttagtttTTTGTTTTCCGTGCTTTACCAGATCAAGTAATGGAAATCGTTGATCCATTTTTTACAAAAGAAGTGTCAGTACAAAATTATTTAAACTTAGTATGAAGAAAAGCATCGTTGTAGAGAGCataaaagtgtttgtttctaaaCGGAAATAGAAGAATCTTTCATTTATTTGATGCTTTCTTAATGGTTTTGACTCGAAAGACTTGTGGGTTTGGACACAATGAATTTAAATTTTCTGCTAGAGTTCAACAGCATATATTTGGTAGCATTTGTAGCATAACTCGTTTTAAAAGAGTTAAATTAACACATAGTTTTCAATAAAACGACAAGATCTCGATCGCTCGCATCTCATTCATCTATATAATGTTCgaaattattatgataattaatatttatttatttaccaAGTTGGTAGAATGATTGGTTAATATGGTACAATAGGAAGAAAGAAACAGaagataaaataatattgtgAGATTAATTTGTTATTTTTGGCAGGGGAATCATCGAACCCGATTCCTCAATGCTCCAAACTTGTCTCTATTGTTGAGTTCTGACCACATATGTCAATCCAAGCGTGAAACAATTTTCATAATTTGGAGTAAAACCGTAATAATT is drawn from Primulina eburnea isolate SZY01 chromosome 10, ASM2296580v1, whole genome shotgun sequence and contains these coding sequences:
- the LOC140804064 gene encoding ent-copalyl diphosphate synthase 1-like, with translation MSSASKCLFPSSPIHRRLPPAAPFHTTLTASGVFTNWKPITPSSYLQCNAISGKRTGEHIDVIQNGVAGIKWQDIVDDDTEKDTHEETESDKIRDLVETIRTMLASMDDGEISISAYDTAWVAMVTDVGGGGRPQFPSSLEWIANNQLSDGSWGDATAFSAHDRIINTLACVVALRSWNMHPDKSDKGICYIQENIAKLGDEDEEHMPIGFEVALPSLVEIAKKLGIDIPDDSPGMQEIYASRDLKLTRIPRDILHKVATTLLHSLEGMDGLDWDKLLKLQCADGSFLFSPSSTAFALHQTKDLKCLKYLNNQVQKFNGGVPNVYPVDLFEHLWAVDRLRRLGISRYFQPEIEECVDYVHRHWTEKGICWARNSVVQDIDDTAMGFRLLRLYGYDVSSDVFEHFEEGGEFFCFAGQSTQAVTGMYNLYRASQVTFPQENVLARARTFSSNFLQDKRANNELLDKWIITKDLPGEVGYALDVPWYASLPRVETRFYLEQYGGEDDVWIGKTLYRMSKVNNNTYLELGRLDYNNCQALHQQEWKSIQKWYRDCSLGEFGLSERSLLLSYFIAAASVFEPENSEVRLAWAKTAILMETIVSHFNGQQLSEDQKCAFIDEFEYACDIKYVNGGRYKTRNSLVGTLLRTLNQLSLDTLLACGRDIHQQLYHAWQKWLRTWDEGGYTAIGDAELLVRTLNLNGGCGRRGGNGWISEELLMSHPKYKNLLEITSRVCHRLRIFQSRKAQDANGCVTDMRGITTDEIESDMQELVKLVLTKTSKDLDSDTKQNFLGIARSFYYAAYCNSGTINFHIAKVLFEGVM